The Vicia villosa cultivar HV-30 ecotype Madison, WI linkage group LG1, Vvil1.0, whole genome shotgun sequence genome includes a region encoding these proteins:
- the LOC131644736 gene encoding DEAD-box ATP-dependent RNA helicase 37-like: protein MSATTRTTSWADSAENAANGLSARPVKPAYVPPHLRNRSMAPAEPPSMGGNVNERGLGNWGSSSNFNKQDFRAGRQGYGSGGGGGGGGGGGGGFNNRGGGGVVREHGGRREANPFENDINESFSEQENTGINFDAYDDIPVETSGENVPPPVNTFAEIDLGDALNQNIQRCKYVKPTPVQRYAIPISLAGRDLMACAQTGSGKTAAFCFPIISGILREQYAQRPRVARTAYPLALILSPTRELSCQIHDEAKKFSYETGVKVVVAYGGAPITQQLRELERGVDILVATPGRLVDLLERARVSLQMIRYLALDEADRMLDMGFEPQIRKIVEQMDMPPPGMRQTLLFSATFPKEIQRLASDFLASYIFLAVGRVGSSTDLISQRVEYVLESDKRSHLMDLLHAQRENDVNGKQGLTLVFVETKKGADALEHCLCVNGFPATCIHGDRTQQEREQALRSFKTGNTPILVATDVAARGLDIPRVAHVVNFDLPNDIDDYVHRIGRTGRAGKMGLATAFFNDSNLSMAKPLADLMQEANQEVPAWLTRFAAKTPYGGSRNKRSGGARFGGRDVRKETSYNKGTDYYGGGAGAGYGVPASYGGGYGQGVTSAWD, encoded by the exons ATGTCTGCAACTACGAGAACAACTTCATGGGCAGATTCTGCTGAAAATGCGGCCAATGGCTTGTCAGCGCGTCCTGTCAAGCCAGCGTATGTTCCTCCACATCTTCGTAACAGATCAATGGCTCCGGCTGAGCCTCCTTCTATGGGGGGTAATGTTAATGAGAGGGGTTTGGGTAATTGGGGTAGTTCGTCTAACTTCAATAAGCAGGATTTTAGGGCTGGTAGGCAAGGATATGGttctggtggtggtggtggtggtggtggtggtggtggtggtgggttTAACAATAGAGGAGGGGGAGGGgtagtgagggagcatggtgggaGGCGTGAGGCGAATCCTTTTGAGAATGATATTAATGAGTCTTTTAGTGAGCAAGAGAACACGGGAATTAACTTTGATGCTTATGATGATATCCCTGTTGAGACTAGTGGGGAGAATGTTCCGCCTCCTGTGAATACGTTTGCGGAAATAGATTTAGGTGATGCGTTGAATCAGAACATACAGAGATGTAAGTATGTGAAACCAACGCCTGTTCAGAGGTATGCCATACCTATTTCTCTTGCTGGAAGAGATTTGATGGCTTGTGCTCAGACTGGGTCAGGAAAGACAGCTGCATTTTGCTTTCCTATTATAAGTGGAATCCTTAGGGAGCAATATGCTCAAAGACCCCGTGTCGCTCGCACTGCTTATCCTCTCGCACTTATTCTGTCCCCTACCCGGGAGCTCTCTTGTCAG ATACATGACGAGGCCAAAAAGTTTTCTTATGAAACTGGTGTCAAGGTTGTAGTTGCTTATGGAGGAGCACCGATCACTCAACAG TTGCGGGAGCTTGAGAGAGGAGTTGATATTCTGGTGGCAACTCCAGGACGACTAGTTGATTTGCTTGAGAGGGCTAGGGTGTCATTGCAGATGATAAGATATTTGGCTCTTGACGAGGCAGATCGGATGCTGGATATGGGTTTTGAGCCTCAAATAAGAAAGATAGTTGAACAAATGGACATGCCTCCTCCAGGCATGAGACAGACACTGCTGTTTAGTGCAACATTTCCCAAAGAGATACAG AGACTTGCGTCAGATTTTCTTGCAAGTTACATATTTCTGGCTGTAGGAAGGGTTGGTTCAAGTACCGATCTAATTTCTCAACGAGTAGAATATGTGCTTGAGTCAGACAAAAGAAGCCACCTCATGGACCTTCTTCATGCTCAGAGAGAAAATGATGTGAATGGAAAG CAAGGTCTGACTTTAGTTTTTGTGGAAACAAAGAAAGGAGCTGACGCGTTGGAACACTGCTTGTGTGTTAACGGATTTCCTGCAACTTGCATTCATGGTGACAGAACACAGCAA GAAAGAGAACAAGCATTGAGATCATTCAAGACTGGAAATACTCCAATTCTAGTGGCAACAGATGTTGCAGCACGTGGTCTTGATATTCCACGGGTAGCACATGTGGTAAATTTTGATCTTCCCAATGACATTGATGATTATGTGCACCGGATAGGAAGAACAGGCCGAGCTGGTAAAATGGGATTAGCAACAGCTTTCTTCAATGACAGTAATTTGTCAATGGCTAAACCATTGGCTGATCTGATGCAAGAGGCAAATCAAGAAGTACCTGCTTGGCTCACCCGTTTTGCAGCAAAGACTCCTTATGGTGGCAGTAGAAATAAGCGAAGTGGAGGAGCCCGTTTTGGTGGTCGCGATGTTAGGAAGGAAACCTCATATAATAAAGGAACCGATTACTACGGCGG